The Miscanthus floridulus cultivar M001 chromosome 7, ASM1932011v1, whole genome shotgun sequence genome includes a region encoding these proteins:
- the LOC136463023 gene encoding uncharacterized protein, with protein sequence MPRHLALHAIAAALPAASGPGSHLGPAVSAAAAFLAVCALALALCASHSAPGPGGRLRRALASVSRRRTEPAIAAVHQVQPGGLEASPCVWQKGILMGGKCQLPDFSGVINYDPAGNLVAPARPGRPVPATIGLGW encoded by the coding sequence ATGCCGCGCCACCTCGCGCTCCACGCGATCGCCGCCGCGCTGCCGGCGGCGTCAGGGCCAGGCAGCCACCTCGGCCCTGCGGTGTCCGCCGCGGCAGCTTTCCTGGCCGTGTgcgcgctggcgctggcgctgtGCGCGTCGCACTCGGCGCCGGGGCCTGGCGGGCGGCTGCGGCGCGCCCTGGCCAGCGTGAGCCGGCGGCGGACGGAGCCAGCCATCGCGGCCGTGCACCAGGTGCAGCCCGGCGGCCTGGAGGCGTCGCCGTGCGTCTGGCAGAAGGGCATCCTCATGGGCGGCAAGTGCCAGCTCCCCGACTTCTCCGGCGTCATCAACTACGACCCCGCCGGCAACCTCGTCGCGCCCGCCCGCCCTGGCCGCCCCGTGCCCGCCACCATTGGGCTTGGCTGGTGA
- the LOC136463022 gene encoding sterol 3-beta-glucosyltransferase UGT80B1-like, with translation MAGRAGGGRRPRAVFMAFGTQGDVFPIAALAAAFGRDQQEYAVVFITHSAHRSLSAHLAASNVRYMPVSSPPVLAAEQVENISSDSIQSNHERESFSMRKKAIQMEHRKECLSSIEEVFGNNPSISGDFIVINFFALEGWHLAELFQVKCVIAAPYFVPYSAPTSFERQFKQNFPLLYKYFQEAPANTVCWTDIIDWMWALFTESWGSWRNDCLNLSPIPFTDPVTNLPLWHVREDSPLLLYGFSKEIVECPGYWPFNAHACGFWFLPMAWQFSCDKCMELSGNTNSSSSGMLCANHFSLEHFLTRNAYSSRPIFVGLSSIGRMGFLRNPKVFLMVLKAAIESSDYRFILFSSGYKPLDSAIQSIASSENESRGVESPSLGGDSTLLFNGHLFCFLGSIPYSWLFPRCAAAIHHAGSGSTAAALLAGIPQVTCPFLLDQFYWAERLHWLGVAPEPLQRQNLVPDNDDALSIHNAADVLVGAIRSALSPEIKTQAARIADRLSFEDGIGEALRILKDRVLTQNKT, from the exons ATGGCAGgccgcgccggcggcggccgccggccaCGCGCCGTCTTCATGGCGTTCGGCACTCAAGGCGACGTCTTCCCCATCGCA GCGCTTGCTGCAGCTTTTGGGCGTGACCAGCAGGAGTATGCTGTGGTGTTCATCACTCATTCCGCGCACCGG AGTTTGTCAGCACATCTAGCGGCCAGCAATGTCAGATACATGCCTGTGTCAAGCCCGCCTGTCCTCGCTGCCGAACAGGTAGAGAATATCTCAA GCGATTCTATTCAATCAAATCATGAGCGTGAGTCCTTTTCAATGCGGAAAAAAGCCATTCAGATGGAGCACAGGAAAGAATGCTTGTCTTCTATTGAAGAAGTTTTTGGAAACAATCCAAGCATCAGTGGGGATTTTATTGTGATCAATTTCTTTGCTTTG GAAGGTTGGCACCTCGCAGAACTATTCcaagtaaagtgtgtcattgctGCTCCCTATTTTGTTCCGTATAG tgcTCCTACATCATTTGAACgtcaatttaaacaaaattttccTCTACTGTACAAGTACTTCCAAGAAGCTCCTGCAAACACG GTCTGCTGGACTGACATTATCGACTGGATGTGGGCACTCTTCACGGAAAGTTGGGGATCATGGAGAAATGATTGTCTGAATCTTAGCCCTATTCCTTTCACA GATCCAGTAACCAATCTTCCTTTGTGGCATGTGCGAGAGGATTCACCTTTATTACT gtatggttttagcaaagAAATTGTGGAGTGCCCAG GATATTGGCCATTCAATGCTCATGCTTGTGGCTTTTGGTTTCTTCCTATGGCTTGGCAATTTTCTTGTGACAAATGCATGGAGTTGTCTGGAAATACCAATTCTTCATCTAGCGGTATGTTGTGTGCAAACCATTTTTCCCTGGAACACTTCCTGACAAGGAATGCTTATTCATCAAGACCTATATTTGTAGGATTAAGTTCCATTGGTAG AATGGGCTTTCTTAGAAATCCTAAAGTGTTTTTAATGGTGCTTAAGGCTGCCATAGAGTCATCAGACTATAGATTCATCCTTTTTTCATCTGGATACAAGCCATTGGATTCTGCAATCCAATCCATTGCTTCATCAGAAAATGAATCAAGAGGTGTGGAGTCACCTTCTCTTGGTGGTGACAGCACTCTCCTTTTTAATGGCCATCTTTTCTGCTTTTTAGG ATCAATACCGTACAGTTGGCTTTTTCCTAGATGTGCAGCTGCTATTCACCATGCTGGCAG TGGATCTACAGCTGCAGCACTACTTGCTGGAATCCCTCAG GTAACATGTCCTTTCCTGCTGGACCAATTTTACTGGGCAGAGAGGCTACATTGGTTAGGAGTGGCGCCTGAACCCCTACAAAGACAAAATCTAGTCCCAGATAATGATGACGCCTTGAGCATCCACAATGCTGCCGATGTGCTAGTTGGAGCTATCAGATCAGCTTTATCACCGGAAATCAAAACTCAGGCGGCCAGAATTGCTGATAGGCTTTCTTTTGAG GATGGGATTGGAGAAGCCCTCAGGATCTTGAAGGATAGAGTGTTGACTCAGAACAAAACCTGA